The segment GTCTGGTGTTTCCTAACTTCTTTCGAGTATGTCTGGTGTTTCATAGCTTCTCTAAAGGATGTCTGGTGTTTCATAGCTTCTCTAAAGCATGTCTGGTGTTTCTTAGCTTCTCTCGAGTATGTCTGGTGTTTCCAAGCCTCTCTAAAGCATGTCTGGTGTTTCCTAGCTTCTCTAAAACATGGCTGGTGTCTCCTAGCTTCTCTCGAGTATGTCTGGTGTTTCCTAGCTTCTCTAAAGCATGTCTGGTGTTTTCTAGCTTCTCTCGAGCATGTCTGGTGTTTCCTAGCTTCCCCAAATCATGTTTGGTGTTTCCTAGGTTCTGTAAAGCATGTCTTGTGTTTCCTAGCTTCTCTCGAGTATGTTTGGTGTTTCCTAGCTTCTCTAAAGCATGTCTGGTGTTTCCTAGCTTCTCTAAAACATGGCTGGTGTCTCCTAGCTTCTCTCGAGTATGTCTGGTGTTTCCTAGCTTCTCTAAAGCATGTCTGGTGTTTCCTAGCTTCTCTCGAGCATGTCTGGTGTTTCCTAGCTTCCCCAAATCATGTTTGGTGTTTCCTAGGTTCTCTAAAGCATGTCTTGTGTTTCCTAGCTTCTCTCGAGTATGTCTGGTGTTTCCTAGCTTCTCTAAAACATGGCTGGTGTCTCCTAGCTTCTCTCGAGTATGTCTGGTGTTTCCTAGGTTCTCTAAAGCATGTCTGGTGTTTCCTAGCTTCTCTAAAGCATGTCTGGTGTTTCCTAGCTTCCCCAAATCATGTCTGGTGTTTCCTAGGTTCTCTAAAGCATGTCTGGTGTTTCCTAGCTTCTTTCGAGTATGTCTGGTGTTTCCTAGGTTCTCTAAAGCATGTCTGGTGTTTCCTAGCTTCTCTAAAGCATGTCTTGTGTTTCTTAGCATCTCTCGAGTATGTCTGGTGTTTCCTAGCTTCTCTAAAGCATGTCTGGTGTTTCCTAGCTTCTCTAAAGCATGTCTGGTGTTTCCTAGGTTCTCTAAAGCATGTCTCACGCGTTCTGCTGCAGGTGGAGATCGTTGTAAGGCTCGGGCGGTCCCGTCACATACTCACATGATATattgaaaacacaaaataaacaacaaaacaacacaagaacGAGGTTGGATGTTGACTGAAATAACgtggtattcatattttgccAATCTGGTGAAATGAATTTCAATAACGTCCAATGAGAAATATTTCCCAATCTTATTCCTTCATCGCCATTATTTGAAAACTTCACGAGAAGCTGCACAGGCTCTCCTCAAGATTTAATTTTATTTCTAACATTTATGACTGTTAAATGCGTGATCTGTACTCCAAACAATACAAGAGAAGGAGACATGTCTCACCACATACTATATATCTCACACTGTGCTCTATTGTACACATGGAGTGTTTGTAGAatggaataaaaaaaaccccataagTCTTGTTCCCGTGCTCATCAGACTACCGCCTCAGTGTTTCAGTAGTTGTATAATTGATGTATACACACGTTAATGAATCTGAATATTGTGCTTATATGCATCGCATCTGCAGAGCAAGATAATAAAAACACGCATTTCCTACAACACCCATGACAGCTTATATTTCAAATCTTGATTATGAGATTTTGTCGACATGTGCTCGTAAATTTGTAGTCGTGATCCCAGAAAGCCATTAGCCGGAGGACCTTCATGAACAAAGCACAAgctgtcaaatctgtttgatgCTTCTGACAACGTGTGCGTTATGTTTTAATAACTAATAATTGACCTTAATCTCCGCCTCAATCCTCTTCGCTGACCATTGACCCCTTATGGCGGGGTATGGGAGAAGCTCAGCCCCTTTAAGAGAGGTCTAATAGGCTATCATTAGTGTGATGCTGGTCTGTGTGGCCTGACATTGGTGTATACAATTATTGTGTCCAGTACAACCAATCATATGAATTTGTGAATGGTGACACTCAGGCTAACCGGTACCGTTCTTGGCTAGTCGCCTTCcccacacaaaaaaaaccaaaaaaaccaaaaataaACAC is part of the Haliotis asinina isolate JCU_RB_2024 chromosome 6, JCU_Hal_asi_v2, whole genome shotgun sequence genome and harbors:
- the LOC137288022 gene encoding involucrin-like; translation: MLRNTRHALEKLGNTRHALENLGNTRHTRKKLGNTRHALENLGNTRHDLGKLGNTRHALEKLGNTRHALENLGNTRHTREKLGDTSHVLEKLGNTRHTREKLGNTRHALENLGNTKHDLGKLGNTRHAREKLGNTRHALEKLGNTRHTREKLGDTSHVLEKLGNTRHALEKLGNTKHTREKLGNTRHALQNLGNTKHDLGKLGNTRHAREKLENTRHALEKLGNTRHTREKLGDTSHVLEKLGNTRHALERHAREKLGNTRHAREKLGNTRHAREKLGYTSHAREKLGNTRHAREKLGYTSHARERLRELFRHYYARSHTARTTVTKVTKVNALPWPPNAPDLNPI